Proteins from one Ipomoea triloba cultivar NCNSP0323 chromosome 1, ASM357664v1 genomic window:
- the LOC116018713 gene encoding uncharacterized protein LOC116018713 isoform X3 — MKRFQNSYFLDLLLRVLLDPSMPVTTILKLDNASLLQKVVYDAVILVDYSFLNSGRWNQILNNHLNELALVWTLVADVAIHFARDMRDEARAESYATAFSESQLPPQLIKWVTDQVYTEQNSSLPKFPMPKALIKWLLLIEDKGHLVFSENELKRHARAAICKPMMVHGLPECKSDSEYSTENLCGKEPRQSQASGDEEMVDLLDNSFPAATFCLEINDNVSNGGRKHKRGVSDVRERRLKLVKYNVYETSNGERLLPFSDEDREVMG, encoded by the exons ATGAAAAGGTTTCAGAACTCCTACTTTCTAG ATTTGCTTCTCAGGGTGTTGTTGGATCCCAGTATGCCAGTGACAACTATTTTG AAATTGGACAATGCAAGCCTTCTACAGAAAGTAGTTTACGATGCAGTGATACTGGTTGATTATTCGTTTCTGAATTCTGGTAGatggaatcaaatacttaacAACCATTTAAATGAGTTAGCTCTAGTATGGACACTTGTTGCTGATGTTGCAATACATTTTGCTAG GGACATGAGAGATGAAGCAAGGGCCGAATCTTATGCTACTGCTTTCTCTGAATCTCAGCTACCGcctcaattaattaaatgggTTACTGACCAAGTATACACAGAACAGAACTCAAGTTTACCAAAATTTCCCATGCCAAAAGCTCTTATCA AGTGGTTATTACTCATTGAGGATAAAGGGCATCTAGTCTTCAGTGAGAATGAATTGAAGAGACATGCCAGAGCAGCAATTTGCAAGCCAATGATGGTGCATGGGCTTCCAGAATGCAAATCAGACTCTGAATACTCTACAGAGAACCTTTGTGGTAAGGAGCCAAGGCAAAGCCAAGCCAGTGGGGATGAAGAGATGGTTGACCTGTTGGACAATTCATTTCCTGCTGCAACCTTTTGCCTTGAAATTAATGACAACGTGAGTAATGGGGGCAGAAAACACAAAAGAGGGGTGAGCGATGTAAGAGAAAGGCGGCTCAAGCTTGTCAAGTATAATGTCTATGAAACCTCAAATGGTGAGAGACTATTGCCTTTCTCTGATGAAGATAGGGAAGTTATGGGATGA
- the LOC116018713 gene encoding uncharacterized protein LOC116018713 isoform X2, translating to MVFFLSLSLKFQVGFSQGELQRDTLNWAVQTMKRFQNSYFLDLLLRVLLDPSMPVTTILKLDNASLLQKVVYDAVILVDYSFLNSGRWNQILNNHLNELALVWTLVADVAIHFARDMRDEARAESYATAFSESQLPPQLIKWVTDQVYTEQNSSLPKFPMPKALIKWLLLIEDKGHLVFSENELKRHARAAICKPMMVHGLPECKSDSEYSTENLCGKEPRQSQASGDEEMVDLLDNSFPAATFCLEINDNVSNGGRKHKRGVSDVRERRLKLVKYNVYETSNGERLLPFSDEDREVMG from the exons ATG GTGTTCTTTTTGAGTTTGAGCTTGAAGTTTCAAGTGGGGTTTTCGCAAGGGGAGTTGCAACGTGATACACTAAATTGGGCAGTTCAGACTATGAAAAGGTTTCAGAACTCCTACTTTCTAG ATTTGCTTCTCAGGGTGTTGTTGGATCCCAGTATGCCAGTGACAACTATTTTG AAATTGGACAATGCAAGCCTTCTACAGAAAGTAGTTTACGATGCAGTGATACTGGTTGATTATTCGTTTCTGAATTCTGGTAGatggaatcaaatacttaacAACCATTTAAATGAGTTAGCTCTAGTATGGACACTTGTTGCTGATGTTGCAATACATTTTGCTAG GGACATGAGAGATGAAGCAAGGGCCGAATCTTATGCTACTGCTTTCTCTGAATCTCAGCTACCGcctcaattaattaaatgggTTACTGACCAAGTATACACAGAACAGAACTCAAGTTTACCAAAATTTCCCATGCCAAAAGCTCTTATCA AGTGGTTATTACTCATTGAGGATAAAGGGCATCTAGTCTTCAGTGAGAATGAATTGAAGAGACATGCCAGAGCAGCAATTTGCAAGCCAATGATGGTGCATGGGCTTCCAGAATGCAAATCAGACTCTGAATACTCTACAGAGAACCTTTGTGGTAAGGAGCCAAGGCAAAGCCAAGCCAGTGGGGATGAAGAGATGGTTGACCTGTTGGACAATTCATTTCCTGCTGCAACCTTTTGCCTTGAAATTAATGACAACGTGAGTAATGGGGGCAGAAAACACAAAAGAGGGGTGAGCGATGTAAGAGAAAGGCGGCTCAAGCTTGTCAAGTATAATGTCTATGAAACCTCAAATGGTGAGAGACTATTGCCTTTCTCTGATGAAGATAGGGAAGTTATGGGATGA
- the LOC116018713 gene encoding uncharacterized protein LOC116018713 isoform X1 yields MNVPTNSYEPMLRESINHFLASYRNGCSNFSAFESIFFRLVQTMPDPPLEITWFYSAMTFHSSRKSTLLNPLTKALVAKDLLQLLISCSKSSYGTKKIALLAPVLYALYDAVCEFSNDGLSFMGEVETIVEKMVNYICLCCDDLEIYNECGDLVICFEDLVGVWTLDRVDKCSNVENMAALFPFLNSGLCRWVNNQRFSIRNLAGVVMFQVFFLSLSLKFQVGFSQGELQRDTLNWAVQTMKRFQNSYFLDLLLRVLLDPSMPVTTILKLDNASLLQKVVYDAVILVDYSFLNSGRWNQILNNHLNELALVWTLVADVAIHFARDMRDEARAESYATAFSESQLPPQLIKWVTDQVYTEQNSSLPKFPMPKALIKWLLLIEDKGHLVFSENELKRHARAAICKPMMVHGLPECKSDSEYSTENLCGKEPRQSQASGDEEMVDLLDNSFPAATFCLEINDNVSNGGRKHKRGVSDVRERRLKLVKYNVYETSNGERLLPFSDEDREVMG; encoded by the exons ATGAATGTACCAACTAATAGCTACGAACCCATGCTGAGGGAGTCAATCAATCACTTCTTGGCTTCTTACCGGAATGGTTGCTCCAATTTCTCAGCTTTTGAGTCGATTTTCTTCCGATTGGTCCAGACAATGCCCGATCCACCTCTCGAAATCACCTGGTTCTACTCTGCCATGACTTTTCACAGTTCAAGAAAATCAACTCTCCTAAACCCTCTTACCAAAGCCCTTGTTGCTAAAGACTTGCTTCAGTTGCTAATTTCGTGCTCAAAGTCGAGTTATGGGACCAAAAAGATAGCATTGCTCGCACCAGTTTTGTATGCATTATATGATGCAGTTTGTGAATTTTCTAACGATGGGCTCAGTTTCATGGGTGAAGTTGAGACTATAGTGGAAAAAATGGTTAATTACATTTGTTTATGTTGTGATGATCTTGAAATTTATAATGAATGTGGTGATTTGGTAATTTGTTTTGAGGATTTGGTAGGAGTTTGGACTCTTGATCGGGTTGATAAGTGTAGTAATGTTGAGAATATGGCAGCGCTTTTTCCGTTTCTGAATAGTGGGCTTTGCCGTTGGGTTAATAATCAAAGATTCTCGATCAGAAATTTAGCCGGGGTAGTTATGTTTCAGGTGTTCTTTTTGAGTTTGAGCTTGAAGTTTCAAGTGGGGTTTTCGCAAGGGGAGTTGCAACGTGATACACTAAATTGGGCAGTTCAGACTATGAAAAGGTTTCAGAACTCCTACTTTCTAG ATTTGCTTCTCAGGGTGTTGTTGGATCCCAGTATGCCAGTGACAACTATTTTG AAATTGGACAATGCAAGCCTTCTACAGAAAGTAGTTTACGATGCAGTGATACTGGTTGATTATTCGTTTCTGAATTCTGGTAGatggaatcaaatacttaacAACCATTTAAATGAGTTAGCTCTAGTATGGACACTTGTTGCTGATGTTGCAATACATTTTGCTAG GGACATGAGAGATGAAGCAAGGGCCGAATCTTATGCTACTGCTTTCTCTGAATCTCAGCTACCGcctcaattaattaaatgggTTACTGACCAAGTATACACAGAACAGAACTCAAGTTTACCAAAATTTCCCATGCCAAAAGCTCTTATCA AGTGGTTATTACTCATTGAGGATAAAGGGCATCTAGTCTTCAGTGAGAATGAATTGAAGAGACATGCCAGAGCAGCAATTTGCAAGCCAATGATGGTGCATGGGCTTCCAGAATGCAAATCAGACTCTGAATACTCTACAGAGAACCTTTGTGGTAAGGAGCCAAGGCAAAGCCAAGCCAGTGGGGATGAAGAGATGGTTGACCTGTTGGACAATTCATTTCCTGCTGCAACCTTTTGCCTTGAAATTAATGACAACGTGAGTAATGGGGGCAGAAAACACAAAAGAGGGGTGAGCGATGTAAGAGAAAGGCGGCTCAAGCTTGTCAAGTATAATGTCTATGAAACCTCAAATGGTGAGAGACTATTGCCTTTCTCTGATGAAGATAGGGAAGTTATGGGATGA